In uncultured Cohaesibacter sp., a genomic segment contains:
- a CDS encoding FAD-dependent oxidoreductase: protein MGLHTPSDGRAEPGKAVPAMAGAAQRLGATVIENCAVRCLETTAGRVSGVVTERGTVRANRGHNQKLLFIAPPSPPLGSQNLSGHQTTH from the coding sequence ATGGGCCTGCATACCCCAAGCGATGGACGGGCCGAGCCGGGAAAGGCCGTTCCTGCGATGGCGGGGGCAGCTCAGCGTCTCGGCGCAACGGTGATCGAGAATTGCGCCGTGCGCTGTCTTGAAACGACGGCTGGTCGGGTGTCTGGTGTGGTTACCGAGCGCGGTACCGTCAGGGCCAACAGAGGTCACAATCAAAAGCTTCTCTTCATTGCTCCACCGTCGCCTCCGCTCGGCTCTCAAAATCTCTCCGGGCATCAAACAACTCACTAG
- a CDS encoding FAD-dependent oxidoreductase, producing the protein MTLTLEALRLWKGIDEHFGIDTGFCQTGLTYVCQTKKEIQTFTDWKKIGDDAGLEM; encoded by the coding sequence TTGACATTAACTCTGGAAGCTCTGCGCCTATGGAAAGGCATCGATGAGCATTTCGGCATCGACACCGGCTTCTGCCAGACCGGCCTTACCTATGTCTGCCAGACCAAGAAGGAAATCCAGACCTTCACCGACTGGAAGAAGATCGGCGATGATGCAGGTCTTGAGATGTAA
- a CDS encoding IS481 family transposase has translation MGQVLHGSATTTKTVRRAIQNSQESLRALSKRYGINQKTVVKWKKRASQTDLRTGPKEPRSTVLSRQEEATIVAFRRHTLLPLDDCLYALQPTIPHLTRSSLHRCLQRHGVSRLPNVEGDKQPKKRFKSYPIGYFHIDIAEVQTAEGKIYLFVAIDRTSKYAFVELYTKAGKMNAAQFLRNLVATVPYTIHTVLTDNGIQFTNRARDLHEVKHIFDRVCTGNGIEHRLTKVKHPWTNGQVERMNRTIKDATVKRFHYGGHEQLQKHLAVFIDAYNFARRLKTLRGLTPYEFICKKWTEEPEKFKINPIHQIPGPNT, from the coding sequence ATGGGCCAAGTTCTACACGGCAGCGCCACGACGACAAAGACAGTCCGTCGAGCAATACAAAATAGTCAAGAGAGCCTGAGAGCGCTTTCGAAGCGATATGGCATCAATCAGAAAACGGTCGTGAAGTGGAAGAAGCGTGCTTCACAAACGGACTTGAGAACCGGGCCGAAGGAACCACGTTCGACGGTGCTGTCGCGGCAAGAAGAAGCGACCATTGTCGCCTTCCGCAGGCACACCTTGCTGCCTCTCGACGACTGCCTTTATGCACTCCAGCCGACAATCCCACATCTGACGCGCTCCTCACTACACAGATGCCTGCAAAGACATGGAGTTTCACGGCTACCAAATGTCGAAGGCGACAAGCAGCCAAAGAAGCGTTTCAAGAGCTATCCGATCGGCTATTTCCATATCGATATTGCTGAGGTGCAGACAGCTGAAGGCAAGATCTATCTCTTTGTGGCTATTGACCGGACATCCAAGTATGCCTTCGTCGAACTCTATACCAAGGCAGGAAAGATGAATGCTGCACAGTTCCTGCGTAATCTGGTCGCAACTGTGCCCTATACCATCCATACCGTTCTGACCGACAATGGCATCCAGTTCACTAACCGGGCGCGCGATCTCCATGAGGTCAAGCACATCTTTGACCGGGTCTGCACTGGAAACGGCATTGAACACCGCCTGACAAAGGTGAAGCACCCATGGACCAACGGTCAGGTCGAGAGGATGAACCGGACGATTAAGGATGCCACCGTCAAACGGTTCCATTACGGCGGTCACGAGCAACTCCAGAAGCATCTGGCTGTTTTCATCGACGCCTACAACTTCGCTAGACGATTGAAGACGCTAAGGGGCCTGACCCCATACGAATTCATCTGCAAAAAGTGGACAGAGGAACCGGAAAAATTCAAAATAAATCCGATCCATCAAATCCCGGGACCAAACACCTAA